A single genomic interval of Antechinus flavipes isolate AdamAnt ecotype Samford, QLD, Australia chromosome 1, AdamAnt_v2, whole genome shotgun sequence harbors:
- the SDR42E2 gene encoding putative short-chain dehydrogenase/reductase family 42E member 2, with product MAQPKSDSLTAPQAQAPQGKVPQSQALQAQTPQGQAPQGKASQSQVLQAQALQDQASQGKVPQSQAPQAQTLQDQAPQGQVPQAQTPQGQAPQSQAPQAKTPQGQAPQGQALQAQAPQGQAHKGQVPQSQTPQSQAPPGQAPQAQALQDKPPQAQAPNSKPKEQANSPCPSSQKALVTGGGGYFGFSLGSSLVRKGVSVVLLDIQHPKWELPKGVAFIQADIRDGEALYQACEGVDCVFHVASYGMSGAEKLHKEQIESVNIGGTKIVIDVCIKRQIPRLVYTSTVNVAFGGKPIEQGDEDSVPYFPLEKHIDHYSRTKAIADQMILTCNGTPLPGGGTLRTCVLRPPGIYGPEEQRHLPRVAGSIRKRLFTFKFGDPKTRMNWVHVQNLVQAHLLAAEALTANKKYIASGQAYYINDGESVNLFEWMSPLFDKMGYSRPWIQIPTSLAYLSASGMEYLHLALKPICDFPPLLTRSEVWSIAVTHTFQIRKARDQLGYTPEKFAFADSVDHYIQTWHKQQRHSPRFLRLLMVLICLLGALLLSLSFLDPSFLGLSHGNHM from the exons ATGGCTCAACCCAAATCTGATAGCCTGACAGCACCCCAAGCCCAGGCACCTCAGGGCAAGGTACCCCAGAGCCAAGCACTCCAAGCCCAGACACCCCAGGGCCAGGCTCCTCAAGGCAAGGCATCCCAGAGCCAAGTACTCCAAGCCCAGGCACTCCAAGACCAGGCTTCTCAGGGCAAGGTACCCCAAAGCCAAGCACCCCAAGCCCAGACACTCCAGGACCAGGCTCCTCAGGGCCAAGTACCCCAAGCCCAGACACCCCAGGGCCAGGCTCCTCAGAGCCAAGCACCCCAAGCCAAGACACCCCAGGGCCAAGCTCCTCAGGGCCAAGCACTTCAAGCCCAGGCACCCCAGGGCCAGGCTCATAAGGGCCAGGTACCTCAAAGCCAAACACCCCAGAGCCAGGCTCCTCCGGGCCAAGCACCCCAAGCCCAGGCACTTCAGGACAAACCACCTCAAGCCCAGGCTCCCAACAGCAAACCCAAGGAGCAGGCAAACTCCCCATGTCCCTCCAGCCAGAAGGCCCTGGTGACAGGAGGTGGTGGCTACTTTGGGTTTAGTCTGGGCTCCAGTCTTGTCCGGAAAGGAGTCTCAGTGGTTTTGCTTGACATCCAGCATCCTAAATGGGAGCTACCCAAAGGAGTTGCATTTATCCAG GCTGACATCCGGGATGGGGAGGCCCTATATCAAGCCTGTGAAGGAGTTGACTGTGTTTTTCATGTGGCTTCCTATGGAATGTCAGGTGCTGAAAAG CTGCACAAAGAACAGATTGAATCTGTAAACATTGGCGGAACTAAAATAGTGATTGACG TCTGCATCAAACGGCAAATTCCAAGGCTTGTCTACACCAGCACTGTCAATGTTGCATTTGGAGGAAAGCCCATTGAGCAAGGCGATGAAGACTCTGTGCCATATTTCCCACTTGAAAAG CACATTGACCACTATTCACGGACCAAAGCCATCGCAGACCAGATGATCCTCACATGCAATGGAACCCCACTCCCTG GAGGAGGTACTCTTCGAACATGTGTCCTTCGTCCCCCAGGTATCTATGGACCAGAAGAACAGAGGCACCTTCCTCGAGTGGCG GGGAGCATCAGGAAAAGATTATTCACCTTCAAATTTGGGGATCCCAAGACACGAATGAACTGGGTCCACGTGCAGAACCTGGTCCAGGCACACCTTCTGGCAGCAGAGGCACTCACTGCAAACAAAAAGTACATCGCA AGTGGTCAAGCATATTACATCAATGATGGAGAGAGCGTTAACCTCTTTGAATGGATGTCCCCTCTG TTTGATAAGATGGGATACAGCCGGCCATGGATCCAGATTCCAACTTCCTTGGCTTATTTGTCAG CTTCAGGAATGGAATATCTCCACCTGGCCCTGAAACCCATTTGTGATTTCCCACCTCTGCTGACCCGAAGTGAG GTGTGGAGTATCGCTGTGACTCACACCTTCCAGATCCGAAAGGCCCGTGACCAGCTCGGCTACACTCCGGAGAAGTTCGCCTTTGCTGACTCAGTAGACCATTACATCCAGACCTGGCACAAGCAGCAACGCCACAGCCCAAGGTTTCTAAGATTACTGATGGTCCTCATTTGCCTCCTTGGTGCACTCTTGCTTTCCCTATCTTTCCTGGACCCCTCTTTCCTGGGGCTCTCTCATGGAAACCACATGTAA